One Phaseolus vulgaris cultivar G19833 chromosome 2, P. vulgaris v2.0, whole genome shotgun sequence DNA window includes the following coding sequences:
- the LOC137811262 gene encoding photosystem I reaction center subunit psaK, chloroplastic-like, which translates to MATTAMTTLPQFTGLRPQFSAVPVQSLVAVQTMRRKGKGALGTRCDYIGSSTNLIMVASTSLMLFAGRFGLAPSANRKATAGLKLEVRDSGLQTGDPAGFTLADTLACGAVGHIIGVGVVLGLKNIGAL; encoded by the exons ATGGCAACCACTGCGATGACCACTCTCCCCCAATTCACTGGTCTTAGACCCCAATTCTCAGCTGTCCCTGTGCAGAGTTTG GTTGCTGTCCAAACCATGAGGCGCAAGGGGAAGGGTGCATTGGGAACTAGATGTGACTACATTGGATCATCCACTAATCTG ATTATGGTGGCTTCTACTAGCCTGATGCTGTTTGCTGGAAGGTTTGGATTGGCTCCATCGGCGAACAGGAAAGCCACTGCAGGGCTAAAGCTGGAGGTGAGGGACTCAGGCTTGCAGACTGGTGACCCTGCTGGCTTCACCCTTGCTGACACCTTGGCCTGCGGAGCTGTTGGCCACATCATTGGGGTTGGGGTTGTTCTTGGACTCAAGAACATTGGTGCCCTTTAA
- the LOC137809318 gene encoding putative gamma-glutamylcyclotransferase At3g02910: MERGSEKEKLKTHLIFAYGTLKRGFPNHYLMEELMSQDDADLVGAYLTEDCYPLVCGPHGIPYLINLPGSGHRVKGEVYAVSESAVAKLDEFEGVSAGCYERLPVMVVVAEEGGERVEAEAYWGHRRFGEVLWKTKGEVGLKEYGEKEAKEYVRKENRTGRRNTILDLVP; this comes from the coding sequence ATGGAGAGAGGGAGCGAAAAGGAGAAACTCAAAACCCACTTGATATTCGCTTATGGCACGTTGAAGCGAGGATTCCCCAACCACTATCTGATGGAGGAGCTGATGAGCCAAGATGACGCCGATTTGGTTGGCGCCTACTTGACGGAGGATTGTTACCCGCTGGTGTGTGGACCCCACGGCATCCCTTACCTCATAAACCTACCCGGGTCGGGGCACCGGGTTAAGGGCGAGGTTTATGCTGTGTCGGAGAGCGCAGTGGCTAAGCTGGACGAGTTCGAAGGTGTGAGCGCCGGGTGCTACGAGCGGTTACCGGTGATGGTGGTGGTAGCGGAGGAGGGTGGGGAAAGGGTGGAGGCGGAGGCGTATTGGGGACACAGAAGGTTCGGGGAGGTGCTGTGGAAGACGAAGGGGGAGGTGGGGTTGAAGGAGTATGGGGAGAAAGAAGCGAAGGAGTACGTGAGGAAGGAGAACAGAACGGGTCGCAGAAACACTATTCTTGACCTTGTTCCTTAG
- the LOC137811263 gene encoding uncharacterized protein, translating into MTTQEKSLNLREIPAPDKTLGLSKGSAFCKMGAGWTCIITKTEGPDAGKVFVKCGENCSCTIEGEAVSEELNLPADVVSGSDTGSGAFCKCGEGWSCVILRTEGPDAGSGKGFSECTEPCSCIINEN; encoded by the exons ATGACCACCCAGGAGAAGTCTCTCAATCTCAG GGAAATCCCAGCCCCAGATAAAACCTTGGGCTTGAGCAAGGGCAGTGCCTTCTGCAAGATGGGTGCGGGTTGGACATGCATCATAACTAAGACTGAGGGGCCTGATGCAGGCAAAGTTTTCGTTAAATGTGGTGAAAACTGTTCATGTACCAT TGAGGGCGAGGCAGTGTCGGAAGAATTGAATTTGCCTGCTGATGTTGTGAGTGGCAGTGACACTGGCAGTGGAGCATTCTGCAAGTGTGGTGAAGGGTGGAGTTGTGTTATTTTGAGGACTGAAGGCCCTGATGCAGGCTCTGGCAAAGGCTTTTCTGAATGCACTGAACCGTGTTCTTGTATTATTAACGAGAACTAG